CGACCAGATCCACACCTGAAGAGTGTGCGCAAAAATAACATAAGACAACGCAACAAAAATGAATGACGTTGTGTGCCTTGGTCTTACAATTGCGCCAAATCGTTTGACCAGTCGCTTAAGGGTTTTGGCGCAAAGTAATAGGATCGCTGTTTCCAGTATGAGGCACAGTATCAGTACCAAGCTCCCCCACAAGAGCTGTTGAAGTAGAGACATGCCGCTATCCTTATGGTTTCGTCTGAGAAATGGGGCGATCGTTTCAATAGTCTAATTATATCAGGTCACTGTCGCCAGATGCAATTGCCAAACATCGGTCAGTTCGCACCTACAACCGAAATTGTTCAAACTTTCTCCTGCACTCGAAAATTCCGGAAATGCAGCTTGTACTGGACAGTATTGCTCGACAAGTATTCAGTTAATTGGATTGGATGCCCCATAAGGTAAGTTGGAAATGGTCAATGATATGCTAGTAAGCATCCGAAACATAAGTAAATGTTATCCGGGGCAAGACCAATCCCGGGCAGTTCTTCGCGACGTCTCCTTGGATCTAGAAATAGGGGCAAGTGTTGCGTTGACTGGGGAAAGTGGATCGGGAAAAAGCACTCTCTTGCACCTCATTGCCGCGCTTGACCACTATGACAGCGGTGATATTACCATTGATGGTACAAGCCTGACTGGCCTAAAAGACAGCACCCGGGCAAAATTAAGAAGAACAGAAGTTGCGGTGGTTTTTCAACAGTTTAATCTCGTTCCTTCACTCACTGTCACGCAAAACTTAATTCTACATGCCCGTCTAGGTGGTCGCGTTGATGTTGGTTGGATCACAACATTGACTCGCCGTTTGGGCCTTGAAAATTTAACCCACCGATATCCCGAGCAGTTATCCGGTGGTCAACAACAACGCGTTGCCATTGGCCGCGCATTGGCGGTTCGACCAAAGCTTTTGTTGGCAGATGAACCCACCGGAAATTTGGATGAAACCGCCAGCGCCGAAGTGTTGAAGCTGATGCTAGAATTGGTCCGTAATAGCGGAACTTCTCTGTTTCTTGTGACACATTCTGCTCAAATAGCCGACCAATTGGATCGCCGGGTCCATCTGAGTGAGGGCCAAATTCAATGAGACGCGCCGCCCTATGCGCATTGTTGTCACATTGGAGGTTCCACCCCTTGCAGCTTCTGACCCTGATTACTGGATTGGCTTTAGCTACAGGGCTTTGGTCTGCTGTGCAGGCCATAAACGGTGAAGCACGAGCCTCCTATGAACGCGCATCGACCCAATTGGGCTCGACAGGATTGGATAGCCTGGTTCCCAAAAATGGCAGTATATCAGTGGCAAAATATGTGTTGTTACGGCGCGCAGGCTGGAAATTGGCGCCGGTTCTGGAGGGTCTTTGGCGCCTTCCCAATGGATCGGTCACTTTAATTGGCATCGATCCACTGAACCATCCGACCATATCTGCATTATCATCCACTGCATCGTCACAATTGGATGCCTTGAGCCCGCGCGGTCGTCTATTTCTGCACCCGAGTACACGGAGATATTTAAACGGTTACTCCAATTTACCACCTGTGACATTCACCGAAAATCTTCCGACAGGTGTAGTGTTAACTGACATCAGCATTGCCGAAGAACTACTTGAACAGTATGGACAAATATCGAGACTGATCATTCTGCGGGATCAGCCAATTGGGTTAGCCCCATTAGCCGGCCTTGCCCCCGAATTGGTCCGGCGGACTGCAAGTGGCGCCCAGGCAGATCGCCTCGCCGACAGTTTTCATCTGAATCTATCGGCCTTTGGTCTGCTGTCTTTTGCCGTTGGTCTGTTCATTGTCCACGGTTCGGTTGGATTGGGCATTGAGCAGCGGCGTAATTTGTTTCGAACTCTCAGAGCTATGGGCGTTTCATTTCGCCTTTTGATTGGACTGCTTTTGGGAGAACTGATGATAATCGCATTGATTGCTGGAAGTCTGGGTTTAATCCTCGGCTACCTTGTGGCCGGCACACTGCTGCCTGATGTAAGTGCAACGTTAAACGGTCTGTATGGAGAAACTGTCGATGGCAATTTCACCCTACGCAAGAGTTGGATTGCATCTGGTCTTGGCATGGCGATATTTGGCACTTTGGTTGCCAGTGTTCAGGCTTTTGTAAATCTTTTCAGGATGCCACTGCTATCAGCGCCAGGACTTCAAGCCCAGAAGCTCATCGCACGTTCAAGCCACCGGACGATGGCAATCTTTGGCTGTGGTCTGGTACTGGCGGGTTGTTTCACAATACTATTGTTTGATGGATTGATGGCCGGATTTGCTCTGCTTGCTGGATTGATGTTGGGAGTTGCTGTGCTCCTGCCGCTACTATTGTCCAAATTGCTTGCAATGGGCGGCAGAACAGCCCAGAGCGCATTATCCGAATGGGTTTGGGCCGATATGCGTGCACAGCTCCCAGGAGTATCACTTGCAATGATGGCACTCCTATTAGCGTTGGCGACCAATATTGGCGTCGGAACAATGGTTTCCAGTTTCCGCCTCACCTTTCTTGGTTGGATGGATCAACGGCTTTCGGCGGAGATCTACCTTACCGTAAATAATGATGATCAGGCAGAAGTATTGACTGACTGGCTAGCCGATCTAGGCATTACCACACTGCCAATTCGCTGGACGGAGGTTCCTTACGAGGGGTCGCCACTGCGGGTTTACGGTGTCATCGATCACCCCACATATCGAGAAAACTGGCCAATTTTGGAGTCCAGCTCTGCTGCCTGGGACGTGGTTTTTAAGGGAGAGGGAGCGATGATTAATGAACAATTGGCTCGCCGTCTGAATCTTTGGCCTGGTGACATTTTGGCGCTTACCGAGGAGTGGCAGACAACAGTATCCGGCGTGTATTCTGACTACGGAAATCCAAATGGTCAGATCATAATTTCACTGCCAGACCTGCTGCAACGGGTGGACAATATACCCAATCGACAATTTGGTCTGAGACTGCCACCAGACGATGCCCCTGAGTTGATAAACAAAATCCAAGAAGCATTTGATTCTTCGTCGGTAACCGTTGTTAACCAAGCCGATATCAAGGCCAGATCTTTGGCGGTATTTGATCGGACTTTTGTCGTTACCAGTGCTCTCAATTTATTGACTTTTGGCGTAGCTGGATTCGCGATCCTGACCAGTCTTTTGACACTCTGGAACATGCGGCTACCGCAACTTGCTCCAATTTGGGCGCTAGGTATTTCCAGACGACAACTTGCTTGGCTTGAGTTACTGCGCAGCCTCACTTTGGCCGCATTGACAACCGTATTGGCACTTCCACTTGGGCTCATTCTGGCTTGGGTGTTGTTGTCAGTGATAAATGTCGAGGCCTTTGGTTGGCGGTTGCCAATGTATCTGTTTCCGATGGACTGGGTACGCTTGTTGGTGCTGGCCTTGATCTCAGCCGCAGTAGCTGCAGCAATTCCTGCCTTTAAATTGGCGCGCATCAAGCCAGCAGATCTCCTTAAGGTGTTTGCTCATGAGCGTTAAACTACTGCTTACAAGTTTGATAATTTGCCTGCCTATAAAGGCGTCATCACAGGGTTTTGCGGGGCTTGGGACGCAGGTTGAAGGATTTGCAATTCCTGACCGACAGCAGGCACTGACGTTCCCTCTAGATCATAGTCCTCATTCTGATTTTCGGATTGAGTGGTGGTACTTGACGGCCAACCTTAATGGCGATGATGGTCGTGAGTATGGTGTGCAATGGACTTTATTTCGAACCGCTCTCAGCACCGAGGACCTTTCTGGTTGGTCCAGCCCACAAATATGGATGGGCCACGCAGGCCTCACCACTCCGGAAGTCCAGTATTTCGACGAACGTCTAGCTAGGGGCGGCATTGGCCAAGCAGGGGTTACCCCTCAACCTTTCACCGCCTGGATAGATAACTGGGAGATGACCAGTTCTGATCGCACTTTGCAAAACCTGACGGTTAATGCCAGCAGTCGTGAATTCGCCTATGATTTATCTATGACTGCTAGCGGCCCTCTGGTTCTACAAGGAGACAATGGCTACTCAGTGAAATCTGCCAGTGGACAGGCCAGCCACTATTACTCGCAGCCCAGTTATTCGGTGTCCGGAAGGCTAACTCTTCCTACTGGTACTGTAGAGGTCTTGGGACAAGGTTGGTTAGATCGTGAGTGGTCAAGCCAACCCCTGGCTGAAGATCAAAATGGCTGGGACTGGTTTTCGTTGAGATTTGATAGCGGTGCAAAACTGATGGGGTTTATTCTGCGCGGAGACAGT
This portion of the Parasedimentitalea marina genome encodes:
- a CDS encoding ABC transporter ATP-binding protein encodes the protein MLVSIRNISKCYPGQDQSRAVLRDVSLDLEIGASVALTGESGSGKSTLLHLIAALDHYDSGDITIDGTSLTGLKDSTRAKLRRTEVAVVFQQFNLVPSLTVTQNLILHARLGGRVDVGWITTLTRRLGLENLTHRYPEQLSGGQQQRVAIGRALAVRPKLLLADEPTGNLDETASAEVLKLMLELVRNSGTSLFLVTHSAQIADQLDRRVHLSEGQIQ
- a CDS encoding lipocalin-like domain-containing protein, whose protein sequence is MSVKLLLTSLIICLPIKASSQGFAGLGTQVEGFAIPDRQQALTFPLDHSPHSDFRIEWWYLTANLNGDDGREYGVQWTLFRTALSTEDLSGWSSPQIWMGHAGLTTPEVQYFDERLARGGIGQAGVTPQPFTAWIDNWEMTSSDRTLQNLTVNASSREFAYDLSMTASGPLVLQGDNGYSVKSASGQASHYYSQPSYSVSGRLTLPTGTVEVLGQGWLDREWSSQPLAEDQNGWDWFSLRFDSGAKLMGFILRGDSGDFSSGTWIEADGSATPLAPGALQATPLDYSIVEGRTIPVEWKINLRDHEVSVKIQTINKQSWMGTSFPYWEGPVTISGSHTGRGYLEMTGYE
- a CDS encoding ABC transporter permease, with amino-acid sequence MQLLTLITGLALATGLWSAVQAINGEARASYERASTQLGSTGLDSLVPKNGSISVAKYVLLRRAGWKLAPVLEGLWRLPNGSVTLIGIDPLNHPTISALSSTASSQLDALSPRGRLFLHPSTRRYLNGYSNLPPVTFTENLPTGVVLTDISIAEELLEQYGQISRLIILRDQPIGLAPLAGLAPELVRRTASGAQADRLADSFHLNLSAFGLLSFAVGLFIVHGSVGLGIEQRRNLFRTLRAMGVSFRLLIGLLLGELMIIALIAGSLGLILGYLVAGTLLPDVSATLNGLYGETVDGNFTLRKSWIASGLGMAIFGTLVASVQAFVNLFRMPLLSAPGLQAQKLIARSSHRTMAIFGCGLVLAGCFTILLFDGLMAGFALLAGLMLGVAVLLPLLLSKLLAMGGRTAQSALSEWVWADMRAQLPGVSLAMMALLLALATNIGVGTMVSSFRLTFLGWMDQRLSAEIYLTVNNDDQAEVLTDWLADLGITTLPIRWTEVPYEGSPLRVYGVIDHPTYRENWPILESSSAAWDVVFKGEGAMINEQLARRLNLWPGDILALTEEWQTTVSGVYSDYGNPNGQIIISLPDLLQRVDNIPNRQFGLRLPPDDAPELINKIQEAFDSSSVTVVNQADIKARSLAVFDRTFVVTSALNLLTFGVAGFAILTSLLTLWNMRLPQLAPIWALGISRRQLAWLELLRSLTLAALTTVLALPLGLILAWVLLSVINVEAFGWRLPMYLFPMDWVRLLVLALISAAVAAAIPAFKLARIKPADLLKVFAHER